A single region of the Salvia miltiorrhiza cultivar Shanhuang (shh) chromosome 8, IMPLAD_Smil_shh, whole genome shotgun sequence genome encodes:
- the LOC130999320 gene encoding pentatricopeptide repeat-containing protein At1g62670, mitochondrial-like — protein sequence MFLGRILSNSSSKFSTFAITSPHYQSFLLPSFHFDNASCQMRRHFSAYPGFDFESIREPNDAVALFQDMMGTEPLPSVKLFSRLLNAVVKLKQYSAALHLFEKMLQRDATVNHYTLSIAIDCYCRLKRPDFGFAILGSFFKRGFEPTVVTFNTLVKGLLFVERIPEAAKLLGKLSAYQLCEPDEYTYSTIINGLCKAGDILQAIDLLCSLEKRKGSCKPNVYAYNIVIDGLCKEGKVDDALQLFSSLGDKGISPNVVTYSSIIEGLCNRRRMDEAENVLKKMIADLVNPNVWTCNIFVDAWCRDGKVEEAEHMLVSMKKIDVQPNIVTYNALINGYCLQGKMDEAERIFQLAVSSGMKPDIISYTSLMNGYCKMGQVDEVSRLFTIIPYKRLERDVFSYNIMLQALFCEGKCEGSLKLFKEMEALQVSPDIRTYNILLDGLCGARRIAEAFSVLHTMENKDIIPNIVTYNILIEGLCNDNKVREAKDLFDKLPSEGLQPDVITYNILICALGEKGQIKEAKDLFHEFPSKGLQPDIITYNILIGALCKEGQIEEAKDLFHELQSKGQPNVITYTILIGALCEEGQIEEAKDLMTQMVSNGFLPNSVTYNVFVRGLLKMNKMLDAMPLLEEMDSRGCTLDKTAYSMLIEAVKWEGKDSVLFNKVKKLIPKDFYSS from the coding sequence ATGTTTCTCGGTAGAATTTTGTCGAATTCTTCATCTAAATTCTCCACTTTTGCCATCACTTCTCCACATTATCAATCATTTCTTCTACCCAGTTTTCATTTTGATAATGCCAGCTGCCAAATGAGGAGACACTTCTCCGCCTATCCCGGATTCGATTTTGAATCTATACGTGAACCCAATGATGCCGTCGCTCTATTTCAGGATATGATGGGAACGGAGCCGCTTCCTTCTGTTAAGCTTTTCTCGAGATTGCTGAATGCTGTGGTGAAGCTGAAACAGTACTCTGCTGCACTTCATCTGTTCGAAAAAATGCTTCAAAGGGATGCTACTGTAAATCACTACACGTTGAGTATTGCGATTGATTGCTATTGCCGACTCAAAAGGCCTGATTTTGGGTTTGCGATCTTAGGCAGTTTTTTCAAGCGTGGGTTCGAGCCTACCGTGGTGACCTTCAACACTCTCGTGAAAGGCCTTCTGTTTGTTGAAAGGATCCCAGAGGCAGCTAAATTGTTGGGGAAGCTGTCGGCCTACCAACTGTGCGAGCCCGACGAATATACGTATAGTACTATAATTAATGGGTTATGCAAAGCTGGAGATATTCTACAGGCGATTGATTTGCTCTGCTCattggaaaaaagaaaagggagCTGCAAACCCAATGTCTATGCTTACAACATAGTCATTGATGGTCTATGCAAGGAAGGAAAGGTGGACGATGCTCTCCAACTCTTCTCCTCTTTGGGTGATAAAGGGATTTCACCAAATGTCGTGACATATAGTTCAATAATTGAGGGGTTGTGCAATAGGAGAAGAATGGACGAGGCTGAAAACGTTTTGAAGAAGATGATTGCTGATCTGGTCAACCCAAATGTGTGGACTTGTAATATCTTTGTGGATGCTTGGTGCAGAGATGGAAAGGTGGAAGAGGCCGAACATATGTTGGTGTCTATGAAGAAGATTGATGTTCAGCCCAACATTGTCACATACAATGCATTGATTAACGGATATTGTTTGCAAGGGAAAATGGATGAAGCCGAACGCATTTTCCAATTGGCAGTGAGCTCTGGAATGAAGCCCGATATCATAAGCTACACTAGCTTGATGAATGGGTATTGCAAAATGGGGCAAGTCGATGAAGTTTCACGTCTTTTTACCATAATTCCCTACAAAAGGTTAGAGCGTGATGTGTTTTCTTATAACATAATGCTACAAGCCTTATTTTGTGAAGGCAAATGTGAAGGCAGCTTGAAGCTGTTCAAAGAGATGGAAGCTCTACAAGTGTCTCCGGATATAAGGACTTATAATATCTTGTTGGATGGTTTGTGCGGAGCTCGTCGTATTGCTGAAGCTTTTTCGGTGTTGCATACCATGGAAAATAAAGACATCATTCCAAACATAGTAACATACAATATTCTCATTGAGGGATTGTGCAACGACAACAAAGTGAGAGAAGCAAAAGATCTGTTTGACAAGCTTCCATCCGAAGGTTTGCAGCCTGATGTCATAACATATAATATTCTCATTTGTGCACTTGGCGAAAAAGGGCAGATAAAGGAGGCTAAAGATCTGTTCCATGAGTTTCCATCCAAAGGTTTGCAGCCTGACATCATAACATATAATATTCTCATTGGTGCACTTTGCAAAGAAGGGCAGATAGAGGAGGCTAAAGATCTGTTCCATGAGCTCCAATCCAAGGGGCAGCCGAACGTCATAACTTATACAATCCTTATCGGTGCACTTTGTGAGGAAGGACAGATTGAGGAAGCTAAGGATTTGATGACGCAAATGGTAAGCAACGGTTTCTTGCCTAATAGTGTAACATACAATGTTTTTGTTCGAGGTCTTCTCAAAATGAACAAAATGCTTGATGCAATGCCACTGTTGGAAGAGATGGATTCAAGAGGATGCACACTTGACAAAACTGCATATTCGATGTTGATTGAAGCTGTGAAATGGGAAGGTAAAGATAGCGTTCTGTTTAATAAGGTTAAGAAACTCATACCAAAGGACTTCTATTCTAGTTAG